A window of Juglans regia cultivar Chandler chromosome 7, Walnut 2.0, whole genome shotgun sequence contains these coding sequences:
- the LOC108992649 gene encoding protein CURVATURE THYLAKOID 1B, chloroplastic-like translates to MASTSSSTLAISSSSTLLDGRAPRCSPAASSQCVTLPTLPPPQVQSQNRPWKTTAYCRKIARNVMAMATGEAPAEVVAYELPEIVRTAQEAWDKVEDKYAVSSLAVAGAVGLWVSTGMVSAIDRLPLIPGVLELVGIGYTGWFAYKNLVFKPDRESLIQKMRDTYKEIIGSS, encoded by the exons ATGGCCTCAACCTCTTCCTCCACGCTTGCAATCTCCTCTTCATCGACCCTTCTTGATGGAAGGGCTCCTCGTTGTTCACCTGCAGCATCATCACAATGCGTGACGCTCCCCACACTGCCCCCACCTCAAGTGCAGTCTCAGAACCGACCTTGGAAGACCACTGCCTATT GCCGTAAGATTGCTCGCAATGTCATGGCCATGGCCACCGGAGAGGCACCAGCAGAAGTTGTAGCGTATGAGCTGCCAGAGATAGTCAGAACAGCTCAAGAAGCT TGGGACAAAGTGGAAGACAAGTATGCAGTGTCTTCACTTGCAGTTGCTGGTGCGGTTGGATTGTGGGTCTCCACTGGGATGGTCTCG GCAATTGATAGGCTTCCTCTAATTCCTGGCGTGCTTGAGCTTGTTGGCATTGGCTATACTGGA TGGTTTGCGTACAAGAACCTGGTTTTCAAACCAGACAG GGAAAGTTTGATACAGAAGATGAGAGACACATACAAGGAGATAATCGGGAGCAGCTAG